The proteins below come from a single Xyrauchen texanus isolate HMW12.3.18 chromosome 1, RBS_HiC_50CHRs, whole genome shotgun sequence genomic window:
- the LOC127643369 gene encoding high affinity immunoglobulin gamma Fc receptor I-like has protein sequence MFFTTDSKLNPELTSGNTVTLICHMTQTAGWDFYWYKHTQNSEKNKTETNSYRVHIDSVSDGGQYWCRAGRGEPVYYTNYSDALWVNVTAQRPSVSLIISPSRSQHFSSHSLSLNCEDHNNSTGWTVRRNTDSERMKVCSSTGSTCEISSLKTSDTGVYWCESQSGEHSPHINITVHDGDVILESSVHPVIEGDTLTLHCLHRSTNSSILTADFYKDGSLLQKQTTGEMSIPTVSKSHEGFYSCKHGERGQSPESWISVTGESLFQ, from the exons ATGTTCTTCACCACAGACTCAAAGCTCAATCCTGAACTCACATCAGGAAACACGGTGACTCTGATCTGTCACATGACTCAGACCGCTGGATGGGACTTTTactggtacaaacacacacagaactctgagaaaaacaagacagaaacaaaCTCCTACAGAGTCCATATTGATTCAGTGTCTGATGGAGGTCAGTACTGGTGTAGAGCTGGAAGAGGAGAACCAGTTTACTACACAAACTACAGTGATGCATTGTGGGTCAATGTCACAG CTCAACGTCCCTCAGTGTCTCTGATCATCAGTCCCAGCAGAAGTCAACACTtctcatctcactctctctctctgaactgtGAGGATCACAATAACTCCACTGGATGGACAGTGAGAAGaaacacagacagtgagagaatGAAAGTTTGTTCATCTACAGGATCTACATGTGAAATCAGCTCCCTTAAAACATCTGACACTGGAGTGTACTGGTGTGAGTCTCAATCTGGAGAACACAGTCCTCATATTAACATCACAGTACATG ATGGTGATGTGATTCTGGAGAGTTCTGTTCATCCTGTGATTGAGGGAGATACTCTGACTCTACACTGTTTACATCGATCTACAAACTCCTCAATCCTCACAGCTGATTTCTATAAAGATGGATCACTCCTCCAGAAACAGACGACAGGAGAGATGAGCATCCCTACTGTCTCAAAGTCACATGAGGGTTTCTACTCCTGTAAACACGGAGAGAGAGGACAGTCACCCGAGAGCTGGATCTCAGTCACAGGTGAGAGTTTATTCCAGTGA